Within the Pseudomonadota bacterium genome, the region CCTCGGAGATTGAACCCATTGAGATCCTGAAGAAGCGGCGCCGCTCGATGCCCTGCCTCTGTTTTCCATTTCCCTCGGACAGATTGAGAACGGCCGAGGCCATCGCCCGGCTGAGCTGATCGGCTAGGTAGCCGTGGCCCCGCGGCCACCTGGTCACCCGCCTTGCAACCTCCTC harbors:
- a CDS encoding four helix bundle protein: MNHEKLECYRQLLSTAEEVARRVTRWPRGHGYLADQLSRAMASAVLNLSEGNGKQRQGIERRRFFRISMGSISEVAAALDLAHAFGLIKRPEQESLKSRLRLAYVKIRALP